Within the Rhizobium grahamii genome, the region TGACGCGTTCGGATGCCGATGGTGAGGATCTTCTGCAGGATTGCATCGAGAAGGTCTTGTCCCGTCGCTCGCAATGGCGTGGTCTGAACCTGCGCGGCTGGGTGCTGACGATCATGACCAACCTGTCGCGAAACGGCCACCGCCAGCGCCAGCGGGCGCCGACGGTAGAGCTTGAAAGCGCCGAGAACGTCGTCTCCGCCGACGCGGCCCCCGATCCGCTCGAACGATCGAAGCTGGAAGAGGCGCTGAACAGCCTTTCGGAGGAAAACCGCTCGGTGCTGATGCTCGTCGTCATCGAAGGCTATACCTATCAGGAGGTCGCGACCGCCCTCGACATTCCGATCGGAACGGTGATGTCGCGCCTGTCTCGCGCGCGCCAGAGGATCGGAGAGCGCATGAAGGCCGACAATGTCATTACGCTTCGGAGACCGAAATGAACGAGATCAACCCGACCGTGACCGAAGCGGATCTTCATGCCTATGCCGACGGACAGCTTCCCGAACAGGCGCGCGCCCGTGTCGAGGCTTGGCTGAACGACAATCCGGATGACGCGACCCGCGTCGCGGAGTGGATGGCGCAAAATACAGAAATCCAATCGCTCTTTGCACCCTACGAAAGATCGGTTGAGGCCGACGCGGCACTTGTCACCAACAGAGGACAACGATCCAACTGGCCAAGGCGCCTGGCGGCGGCAGCCGCGATCATCGCGATTTTCGGCCTCGGCGCACTGAGTGGCCACTACGGCCCCGCCCTGTTCGAAAAGCCGGATCTGCAGCTGACCGAACTTGAAACCTTTCCCAACGAAGCTCGAAACGCCTTCCTGGTCTACGCAACGGAAGTCCGCCACCCCGTGGAGGTCTTTGCCGATGAGGAGGCCCATCTGGCGACCTGGCTCGGCAAGCGGCTCGCGATCCAGAACCTTCGGGTTCCGAACTTGCAGGAGCTCGGTTTCAAGCTGGTCGGCGGCCGCCTGTTGCCTGTCGACGGTAAACCGGGGCGATGTTCATGTACGAGGATCAGGCTGGCGAACGCCTGACGGTCCTCGTCGGTCGCAACGCCGACAACAGATCGACGAGCTTCCGCTTCGCCTCTTCGGGCAATGTCGAAACCTTCTATTGGATCGATGGCGAACTCGGCTACGCGGTGACCGGCGAGGTCTCCCGCGAGGTGCTGAAAAAGATAGCGGAAGAATGCTACCGGCAGTTTCCGTCGTGATCGTCAGCGCAGCGGATCGTTGGCAAGCTCGATCGGCTTGCCGTGCGGTGTCGCCTCCGCTGCCCGCTGCCAGCTCTTCTGCAGATCGAGGATCATGTCAGCGTCAGCAACGCCGCGCAGAACCAGGATCGCAGAAAGCGCTGAGACCCAGCAATCGAAATAATCGCTTCCATCTTCGGCGCGGCCGGGCTGATGCAGCTCTCGCGACAGGGTTTCCGCCCATTCGCTCCATGTGAACAGACCGCGCTCGTGCAGATGCACGGTCATGGCAAAGGCTTCCGCGGCCCAAGGCTCGGGAAACACTGGCTCGCCATCCACCGATTTCGGCAGATGCGGTGATTGGGCGAGCGGCGAACGCGTTTCACACTGGCTCAAGATAGCTCTCCCAGGCGTCGATCGAGACACTGAGCGTCGGATCGGCACCCTCGCCCCAGATCTCGCCGCCATCGAAGACAACAGTGTAGACCCATTGCGGATTCTCGCCCTTGCCATGGGCATTGTCGTCGGGAAAGACGAAGGAGCCCTGGACCGCCTCCACGACCCCGGACTTGGCACGCGCATAGCGCGGCAGCCGGGTATGTGTCGTCGGGTTGAAATTCCTGGTTCGAACCTTGTCTCCAGCCGCAAAGCGCGGCGGCGTCGCCACGGGCCTGTCGCAAGGACCACCCTTCGCGAGCACGCCAGCCACCATGTCGGCCTTGAGGATGCGCTTCGGCGTCGCGCCGTCCACCTGCTTGCGACCGGCATCGATTTCGCCTGACGTCACGAAGCCGTGCCGCTCCAGCAGCACTTCAAGCGCCCGCGTCCAGATCTCGTAATAGCTGGCGCCAAGGTACTCGGCCGGAGGAATGCTCTCGCGCGTGTGCCGGCTCTCGTCGATGTTCCACGCACCCAGCGCACCGCCTGACAGCGTGAGCCCGAGCGCTCGTTTCTCCCA harbors:
- a CDS encoding RNA polymerase sigma factor — protein: MKTPKPESFEGQILALIPSLRRYSRSLTRSDADGEDLLQDCIEKVLSRRSQWRGLNLRGWVLTIMTNLSRNGHRQRQRAPTVELESAENVVSADAAPDPLERSKLEEALNSLSEENRSVLMLVVIEGYTYQEVATALDIPIGTVMSRLSRARQRIGERMKADNVITLRRPK
- the nthB gene encoding nitrile hydratase subunit beta — encoded protein: MNGPHDLGGQMGFGPVAPETNEPYFHAEWEKRALGLTLSGGALGAWNIDESRHTRESIPPAEYLGASYYEIWTRALEVLLERHGFVTSGEIDAGRKQVDGATPKRILKADMVAGVLAKGGPCDRPVATPPRFAAGDKVRTRNFNPTTHTRLPRYARAKSGVVEAVQGSFVFPDDNAHGKGENPQWVYTVVFDGGEIWGEGADPTLSVSIDAWESYLEPV
- a CDS encoding nitrile hydratase accessory protein, with protein sequence MSQCETRSPLAQSPHLPKSVDGEPVFPEPWAAEAFAMTVHLHERGLFTWSEWAETLSRELHQPGRAEDGSDYFDCWVSALSAILVLRGVADADMILDLQKSWQRAAEATPHGKPIELANDPLR